The Poseidonibacter lekithochrous region AGTTAGTTTTTTCAATTAGTGAAGAAGATAAACAAAGAATTATGAATAAGTGGTTTTCTATAAATTATGGAAGAAGCTTTGATTATGAACTATTTTGGAAGGTTATGATTGTTGCTTGTTTAATTATTCTATTTTTTATCTATAGACATTATGAAATAAAAAGATCAAATAAACAACTACACGAATCTGTAAAAGAAGAGGTAAATAGATCAAGAGATAAGGATAAACTTCTATTCCATCAAAATAAAATGGTTTCGATGGGACAAATGATTGAAAATATTGCACATCAGTGGAGACAGCCTTTATCTCAAATTAATTCTTCTATTTTAATTATTGATGATATTTTATATGAAAAGAAAATAAAAGATAAAGTACTACTTGAAAAATTAAATGAAATAGAATCTATGACACAATATATGTCCGATACAATAAATGACTTTAGAGAGTTTACTTCTCCAGATAAAAGAAGAGTTAACTTCGATATTTGTATGGTTGTTGAAAGGTCTATTAATATAATAAAAGCATCATTTTTATTTAATAAAATAGAAATAGATTTTTATAAGAATAGTGATATTATATTTTATAATGGCTATCCAAATGAATTACAACAAGTACTTTTAGTTATGTTGAATAATGCAAAAGATGTCTTATTAATGAGAAATATAAAAGACCCTGAAGTAACTATTCGTATAGTAGAAAATGATAAGAGTTATCAGGTTTTTATAAAAGATAATGGAGGAGGTATTGATAGTGAAGTTCTTGATAAAATATTTGAACCTTATTTTACAACAAAACATCCTTCAAAAGGCACTGGATTAGGACTTTATCTTTCTAAAAAGATTATTGAAGAAGGTATGGGTGGTAGTATTTATGTACAAAATGATACAGTTGGTGCAAATTTTGTTATAACATTAAAGAAGGAAAGTAATGGATGAAATAATAAATCCTTATAGTATTTTATTTGTAGAAGATGAAGAATTAATAAGAAAAAATTATGTACGTTACTTAAAAAGATATTATGAGACTGTTTATGAAGCTTCAGATGGAGAACAGGCTTATGAAATATATAAAACTAAAAAACCTGAGATTTTAATAGTTGATATAAATCTTCCTAAGATGAACGGTTTAGAATTATTAAGCAAGATTAGAGAATCAGATCATACAACAAGAGCAATTGTTTTAACAGCTCATTCAGATATGAATTATTTATTAAAAGCTGCAGAATTAAAGTTAACAAAATATTTAATAAAACCAGTAGATAGAATTCATTTAAAAGAAGCTTTACATTTAGTAAATATGGAAATAGACAAGTTTGAAGTAAAATCAAAAAAGATTATCACTTTTTCTAATGATTTTAGTTGGAATTATGACTATAAAGAATTATGTTTTAATAATAAAATTATAGAAATTACTCCTCAAGAAAAGAAAATACTAGAATTATTTTTTGAAAATACTAATAAGGTATTGACTTACGATAGTATCATTCTAAAGGTTTGGAATGAATATGAATTTGAAAAAATTGATGCTTTAAAAACAACAATAAAAAACCTTCGAAAGAAGCTTCCAGAGGGTTTGATCTCTAATATTTATGGTCTAGGTTATAAGTTAACAATTTAAAAAATAAATAATATAAAATATCCTTTAATTTTTTTTATTTATATAAAAAAAATTAGCTTCAAATATTATTTCTTGTAATAGTTATTTATTACTAGAAATGTATACTTAAAACTCATTATTCCCTCACTTTTGTTCGTTAGAATTTCACCATATAAAATATAGAATAAAAGTTATTTATAAGGGATAATGAGTGAAGCAGAATTTTTTATCAAAAAGAGTATTTCTTAGTTTTTTATTGTTGGGGCAAGTTGCAATTGCTGAGAATTATAAAAAAGTAGTTTTGTCAAGTTTTACAAGTGAGACAGTAGCACAAGATAAATATAATAAATTATTAGAAGGTATTGAATCAAAAGTTAAATTTGAAAAAGAAAAATATCCATTTGATATTGTAATGAGGGAATCAGGAAAGCATTTTATTATTGCAGCTGAACCTTTTAAGTATGTTCGTGAAGCTCAAGAAGTATTAGCTAAATTAAAAAATGAATTTCCATCAGCATATATCAATAATAATGCTCAGAAATTTGATGAAAATGAGATAGCTGATGTTTCAAGTGAAAAAATAAAAGATGTAATTGCTGTAGATGAAGTTGAGACTGTGAACAAAGAAGTAGTTGAAGAAGAGCAAGCAATTGAAGCTTCAAAAGAAGAAGTTACAATAGAGAAAAAAGCTGAAATTTCTTTTTATACTTTAGAAGATATGATAAATGAACTTATTTTTACAGATCCTGAAATAAAAGAAAAATTATTCCAATATAATGCAATTATGGAAGATATTAATATTTCTGATGCTGGATATTTACCTACTCTTGATTTTGTAGGAAAAATTGGTAGAAAAGAGATTGAAAAAGATGGTATCCCTAAAGATGGTTTTGATACTTCAGAACTTACATTAAGACTTGTTCAAAACTTATTTAATGGTTTTGGTACACAAGCAGCTGTTAATAGAGATGAAGCAAGAGCTAAAGCAGCATTTAATAAATATATTGAAGTTGCACAAGATAAAATGTACAGAGCTATTGAGGCATATATTAAAGTAGTAAGATACAATGAAGTACTAAAAATTGCTAAAGATAATGTTAAAGTTCATGAAGAAACTCTTCTTAAAATTCAAGATAGATATGAAAAAGGCTTTAGTACATTAAGTGAGGTAGAAAGAGTTAAAGGTAGACTTGCTCTTTCAAAATCTAATTATGTTTCAGAGACAAATAATTTATTTGATGCAAAGTTTAATTTCCATAAATCATTAGGTAGATATGTTGATGAAACTACTTTAGTTATGCCAGAATTTAAAAGTTCTCTTCCTAAAACCTTAGAACACGCAACAGATATTGCTATTCATAATAACCCTTCAATATTAGTTGCTAACTATGATATTAAAGCAATCCAAGAATCATTACAATATACAAAAAGAAGAAACTACCCAACATTAGATATTGAGCTTGAAAGATCAAGATACAATAATTTAACAGGTACAACAGCAGGTACACAAGATGATACTAGTGCAATGTTAGTATTAAATTATAATTTATATAGTGGTGGTGCAGATAAGGCTGAAAAACAAAAATATGTAAGTTTATTGAATTATGAATATGCTCACAAAAATAAATTGAAAAGAGATGTTATTGAAGCACTAGGATTATCTTGGAGTGCATATAAAATGATTAATGAACAATATAAATATCAAGTTGAATATAGAGATTTAACTGCAAATACAAAGATTGCTTATGATGAAGAATTTCAATTAGGTAGAAGAACACTTATTGATTTACTAGATGTACAAGATGAAGTAAATAATATTAAAATTAAAGTTATTCATAATTCTTATGATTTACTTTTCTCAAAATATAGAGTTTTAGATGCAATGGGTGAATTATATAAATCTTTTGGAAAAGAATTTAAAGAAGACTATAAAGAAGATAAATTACTAGCTTATGTTGATGAAGATAATGATAAAATATTAGATTGTGAAGATCAGTGTGATAATTCAGCGACAGAAGAAACGAATATTTATGGATGTCAAGGTATAACTTGTGTTCAAGTTGATGAAATCAAATTTGATGCAGAAATTAAAGAAAATAATAATCAATTAGATACCACAGAAGTTCAAAACTTATGGGGTGTTAAAGAATAAAGAAGGTTAGATGAAGAAATATCTTGTTTTTATTTCTATATTTTTAGTTTTATTTACAGTTCTTTTCTCAAAAGAGCTGTATCCCAATAATATTCTAAAAAAAATAAATAAAAAGTATGGGAAATATACTACTAACAGATTTATATTGTTAAAGAAAAAAATAAATACAGCCAAAAATAAAAGTGATTTTGAAAAAATTAAAATTGTAAATGATTTTTTTAATAAAGTAAAATATAGCTCAGATATGAAAGTTTGGAACAAAAAAGATTATTGGGCAACGCCTTATGAATTTTTAGCCAAAGACAGAGGTGATAGTGAAGATTTTGTTTTTGCTAAATATTTTACTTTAGTTGATGAATTAAAAATGGACAGTAGTAAACTATTTTTTACTTATGTTAAATCAAAAAAGAAAAAAGTTTCTTATATGGTATTAACGTATTATAAAACAAAGAAATCAATACCTATTATTTTGGATTCTATAAATTATAAAGCATTACCAGCTTCTAAGAGGTCAGATATTGTACCAATTTATAGTTTCTCTGCAAAAAATGCAGGTTTGAATAAAAAACAAAATAGTAAGTTTAAAACAAAACAAAGTTTGAAATTTAGAAGATTATTAAAAAATATTAAAGAAGGAAAAATATGAGTTTATATAAACAGTTGACAATTTTAATTACTATATTTTTAGTATTTATGCTTACAGTTCTTCTTTGGTTTATCTTAGGATATAACAAAGATTTAATTGAAAATCAACTAAGCTCAAATGCCAAAAATAGTGCATCTTTTTTAGGTTTATCTATTAGTAAAGATGTAGATTTTGAGGATACTTCTACTATGGAAGGAATGATAAGTTCTATCATAGATAATGGTTTTTATGAATATATTGCTATTTATAATACAGATGAAAAAGAAGTGATTAAATTATCAAGTCCTAGAGAAATAGATAGTACACCATCATGGTTTACAAGTATTTTTGCAATTAATGCTCCTAGTTCTAGTGCAAATATTATGAATGGATGGTTAAATGCTGGCTCGTTAGAAGTTAAAATTCATCAGGATTATGCAAATAATCAAATGTGGGAAACTTTTAAAGCTATATCTAAAATCTTTTTACTTTCAACTTTTTTACTATTAATATTATTTTATATATTTATTAATAAATTATTACGACCACTTGAAAAGTTAAGTATACAAGCAAAAGCAATTGATAATAATGAATTTATTATAGAAAATGAACTTCCTAATACTTTAGAATTTAAAAACGTTGCCCTTGCTATGAATAAAACAATTTCTAAAATGGAAACAATTTTTAATAAAGAAGTTGAAACATTAAATAAATATAATGAACTTCTTTATAAAGATAATGATACAGGGCTTGGGAATAAAAATTATTTAAATTTGAAGCTTAGTTCATATTTAAAAAACTCACATGGTTTATTAGTATTTATTGATATAAAAGATGAAATTTCATTTAAGAAAAAAGTAGGATTTAAAAGTTATTTTTCTTTAAAAAAACTTATTATTGATGAAATTAATAATAGTTTTGAAACAAAAAAAGATATGGTTTTCTCAAAATTAAATGATGGAGTACTATCTATTTTACTTCCAAATACTCATTATGAAGATGTAGAAAATCAACTTAATAGTATTTATGAAAATATTCAAGAATATATTAAAAGCAAAAAATTAAATGAATTATTTGACTTGAAGTTTGCAATGGGTATTTCGAACTATGTACAAAATACTAATGTAGAAGATATATTATCTAAAACGGATCAATCTTTATCAATTGCTATGAAAAAAGATACTCTTAGATTAAATTATTTAGAAGATGATATTAAATTTACTAAACAAGAATGGATTGAATTACTTCAATGGGCATTTGAAAATGATGGTTTATTATTCCATGCACAAAATATTATTGACATCGAAACATACGATATTCATATGAAAGAGTATTACACAAGATTAAAAGATAAAAATGGTTTAGTATATTCACCAGGTGATTTTTGGTCTATAGTTTCATCAATGGGATGGTTAGCTCAATTAGAAAAACAAACTATTGAAAAAATATTTCAAACAAAACTTGATACAAAGGTAGTTACTAATTCAGTTATTAATCTTACTTCTGATTTTATTTCTAATAAACTAAGTGTTGATTGGTTAATAAATGAATTAAATAGCAAATTTATTGATTCAAATACTACTTTTTATTTTGAATGTGATAATGCAGATATTTTAAATAATATAATCGATTACGAACATTTTACAAAAGAAATTAATAAGACAAAACATAAATTTGCAATTGAAAGTTTTACATTTGATAGTGATAATTTAGATTATTTAAAAGTGTTGAACCCTGAATATATTAAAATTTCAAAATCATATTTAGTAGGTAATGTAAGTACTATTACAGATAGTATATTACTGAATATTACATCAACAATTGGCTCATACTTAATTGTTAAACATGTTGAGTCTGAAGATGAATTTAATCAACTAAAAAAGATTGGAATTAAATATTTACAAGGTAAATATATTGATAATCTAGAGAATATTAATGTTTAAAAATTTAAATCATGAGAAGTTATCATCTTCATTATTTGATAACTTAATCTATTTCTTAAAACATTACCATAAATCAATAAGTGCTAATACAATTATTGAAGGTTTTCCTTTAAAACAAAATGAAAAAATACCTGATATGTTAAGTATTTA contains the following coding sequences:
- a CDS encoding TolC family outer membrane protein; translated protein: MKQNFLSKRVFLSFLLLGQVAIAENYKKVVLSSFTSETVAQDKYNKLLEGIESKVKFEKEKYPFDIVMRESGKHFIIAAEPFKYVREAQEVLAKLKNEFPSAYINNNAQKFDENEIADVSSEKIKDVIAVDEVETVNKEVVEEEQAIEASKEEVTIEKKAEISFYTLEDMINELIFTDPEIKEKLFQYNAIMEDINISDAGYLPTLDFVGKIGRKEIEKDGIPKDGFDTSELTLRLVQNLFNGFGTQAAVNRDEARAKAAFNKYIEVAQDKMYRAIEAYIKVVRYNEVLKIAKDNVKVHEETLLKIQDRYEKGFSTLSEVERVKGRLALSKSNYVSETNNLFDAKFNFHKSLGRYVDETTLVMPEFKSSLPKTLEHATDIAIHNNPSILVANYDIKAIQESLQYTKRRNYPTLDIELERSRYNNLTGTTAGTQDDTSAMLVLNYNLYSGGADKAEKQKYVSLLNYEYAHKNKLKRDVIEALGLSWSAYKMINEQYKYQVEYRDLTANTKIAYDEEFQLGRRTLIDLLDVQDEVNNIKIKVIHNSYDLLFSKYRVLDAMGELYKSFGKEFKEDYKEDKLLAYVDEDNDKILDCEDQCDNSATEETNIYGCQGITCVQVDEIKFDAEIKENNNQLDTTEVQNLWGVKE
- a CDS encoding LapD/MoxY N-terminal periplasmic domain-containing protein, which translates into the protein MSLYKQLTILITIFLVFMLTVLLWFILGYNKDLIENQLSSNAKNSASFLGLSISKDVDFEDTSTMEGMISSIIDNGFYEYIAIYNTDEKEVIKLSSPREIDSTPSWFTSIFAINAPSSSANIMNGWLNAGSLEVKIHQDYANNQMWETFKAISKIFLLSTFLLLILFYIFINKLLRPLEKLSIQAKAIDNNEFIIENELPNTLEFKNVALAMNKTISKMETIFNKEVETLNKYNELLYKDNDTGLGNKNYLNLKLSSYLKNSHGLLVFIDIKDEISFKKKVGFKSYFSLKKLIIDEINNSFETKKDMVFSKLNDGVLSILLPNTHYEDVENQLNSIYENIQEYIKSKKLNELFDLKFAMGISNYVQNTNVEDILSKTDQSLSIAMKKDTLRLNYLEDDIKFTKQEWIELLQWAFENDGLLFHAQNIIDIETYDIHMKEYYTRLKDKNGLVYSPGDFWSIVSSMGWLAQLEKQTIEKIFQTKLDTKVVTNSVINLTSDFISNKLSVDWLINELNSKFIDSNTTFYFECDNADILNNIIDYEHFTKEINKTKHKFAIESFTFDSDNLDYLKVLNPEYIKISKSYLVGNVSTITDSILLNITSTIGSYLIVKHVESEDEFNQLKKIGIKYLQGKYIDNLENINV
- a CDS encoding transglutaminase-like cysteine peptidase gives rise to the protein MKKYLVFISIFLVLFTVLFSKELYPNNILKKINKKYGKYTTNRFILLKKKINTAKNKSDFEKIKIVNDFFNKVKYSSDMKVWNKKDYWATPYEFLAKDRGDSEDFVFAKYFTLVDELKMDSSKLFFTYVKSKKKKVSYMVLTYYKTKKSIPIILDSINYKALPASKRSDIVPIYSFSAKNAGLNKKQNSKFKTKQSLKFRRLLKNIKEGKI
- a CDS encoding response regulator transcription factor, whose product is MDEIINPYSILFVEDEELIRKNYVRYLKRYYETVYEASDGEQAYEIYKTKKPEILIVDINLPKMNGLELLSKIRESDHTTRAIVLTAHSDMNYLLKAAELKLTKYLIKPVDRIHLKEALHLVNMEIDKFEVKSKKIITFSNDFSWNYDYKELCFNNKIIEITPQEKKILELFFENTNKVLTYDSIILKVWNEYEFEKIDALKTTIKNLRKKLPEGLISNIYGLGYKLTI